One Helicoverpa zea isolate HzStark_Cry1AcR chromosome 20, ilHelZeax1.1, whole genome shotgun sequence genomic region harbors:
- the LOC124640322 gene encoding uncharacterized protein LOC124640322, with protein MDMLMLQILHENEDLWRPGYEDKPDEELAPILMMHINKLFDNQGNDDKQCLLDICTKVNDTLKSGCFHLRKWLFNSESSTTDQQKDLSLGENCLTKTLGIGWLNYLDLLYFTTKIDQNFTHVTKRVILSVVSQVYDPLGLLSPAIIIVKILLQKLWLCKLSWDDPVPNDILSTWKNFIATLQHLQDIKIPRHVREINTNYTDLHIFSDASQDAYGACAFISTYNDNSPATVRILCAKTKVAPIKPVTIPRLELCGALVGAKLYQKIVQSWRLKFNHIYFWSDSMIVINWIKMSPNLLKTFVQNRVVQINELTGELPWLHVAGKDNPADLLSRGLTLDALQSTDIWWHGPAFLKDMHMNFKYDNQNEIINLNDLPEMKSKVLFTQSTYTSIFIFERFSNFNRMRRAAAYVLRFINNARIKSKTERSIGPLTADELNKSTLVLVRLAQHASFADILNQLINNLPVKSMRNISSLDVFLDSDRIIRVGGRLVNSRTFPYSKKHPILLCSKHTFTRLLFQFEHKRLLHAGPQLLLATIRESWWPLRGRDLAKQTVHKCIICTRQKGKALSVKMGNLPFERLEPGYPFLRCGVDYAGPMFILNRKGRGSKLEKCYVCLFICFTTRAIHLELVTSLTSEAYLLALKRFLCRRGKPAYIFSDNGKTFVGALKEFSDFLNHSENDILNFAANENIKFSFIPPYSPHFGGLWEAGVKSFKYHLRRVGNVNLTYEEFSTLLAQIEALLNSRPMYPMSSDPNDLLPLTPAHFLIGRPLTAPACEDLTASNTSRLVRYERIEQMRQNFWKRWSQEYVSELQTRTKWQYNTGTIAPNTLVLIKDDNLPPLKWRLGRVITTFPGKDGLARVADIKTANGVIRRSYPRLCPLLQEEEP; from the exons ACAAATACTCCATGAAAATGAAGACTTATGGAGACCTGGTTACGAAGACAAGCCTGATGAGGAACTGGCTCCAATCCTTATGATGCATATCAACAAACTATTTGATAATCAAG GTAATGATgataaacaatgtttattaGATATTTGTACCAAAGTAAATGATACTTTAAAATCTGGTTGCTTCCATTTACGTAAATGGTTGTTTAATTCGGAATCATCTACAACAGATCAACAAAAAGATTTATCTTTAGGAGAAAATTGTTTAACTAAAACTCTGGGTATTGGTTGGttaaattatttagatttattatattttacgacAAAAATTGATCAAAACTTTACTCATGTGACTAAGCGCGTTATCTTGTCCGTTGTTTCACAGGTGTATGACCCATTAGGCTTGTTATCACCCGCAATTATAATTGTGAAAATACTTTTACAGAAACTATGGCTTTGTAAATTAAGTTGGGACGATCCAGTACCAAATGATATTCTGTCTACGTGGAAAAACTTTATTGCCACTCTTCAACACTTACAAGACATAAAAATTCCTCGTCATGTCAgggaaataaatacaaattatacagATTTACACATTTTTTCGGATGCATCACAGGATGCATATGGTGCATGTGCCTTTATAAGTACATACAATGACAACTCACCAGCTACAGTTAGGATACTTTGTGCCAAGACCAAAGTCGCACCAATTAAGCCAGTCACAATACCGCGTCTTGAGCTGTGCGGAGCGTTAGTTGGTGCCAAGCTGTATCAAAAAATTGTTCAGTCATGGAGATTGAAATTTAACCACATATATTTTTGGTCTGACTCAATGATTGTCATAAATTGGATTAAAATGTCACCTAATTTGTTAAAAACGTTCGTGCAGAACAGAGTCGTGCAAATCAACGAACTGACTGGTGAGTTGCCGTGGTTACATGTTGCTGGTAAAGACAACCCGGCTGACCTCTTATCTCGCGGGCTCACGCTCGACGCGCTTCAAAGTACAGATATTTGGTGGCACGGGCCAGCATTTTTAAAGGATATGcacatgaattttaaatatgacaaccagaatgaaattataaatttaaacgATTTACCAGAAATGAAatcaaaggttttatttacacaGTCGACTTAtactagtatttttattttcgaacgtttttcaaattttaatcgCATGAGACGTGCAGCCGCTTACGTGTTACGATTCATTAATAATGCAcgaattaaaagtaaaacgGAACGTAGCATTGGTCCGTTAACGGctgatgaattaaataaatcaacgtTAGTTTTAGTACGCTTAGCACAACATGCATCATTTGCAGACATTTTGAATCAATTGATAAATAACTTACCTGTAAAGTCGATGAGAAACATATCTAGTCTTGATGTGTTCTTGGATTCTGATCGCATTATAAGAGTGGGAGGTAGATTAGTAAATTCACGCACCTTCCCATACAGTAAAAAACACCCTATATTGTTATGTTCAAAACATACCTTCACGCGACTACTTTTTCAATTTGAACACAAACGTCTACTCCATGCTGGTCCACAGCTTCTCTTGGCTACTATCAGAGAGAGTTGGTGGCCACTCAGGGGTCGTGATTTAGCTAAGCAGACGGTACATAAGTGCATTATATGTACTCGCCAGAAAGGGAAGGCACTATCAGTAAAAATGGGTAACTTACCCTTTGAGAGATTGGAACCGGGGTATCCTTTCTTGCGCTGCGGTGTGGATTATGCGGGACCTATGTTTATATTGAATCGGAAGGGAAGGGGTTCAAAACTTGAAAAATGTTATGTGTGCCTATTCATATGCTTTACCACTCGAGCGATACATCTAGAATTGGTCACAAGTTTAACTTCTGAGGCGTATTTACTTGCTTTAAAAAGGTTCCTATGTCGTCGCGGAAAACCCGCTTATATATTTTCCGATAACGGAAAAACATTCGTAGGCGCACTCAAggaattttcagattttttaaatcatagtgaaaatgatattttaaattttgcagcaaatgaaaatattaagtttagCTTTATACCTCCGTACTCCCCACATTTTGGAGGTTTGTGGGAGGCAGGGGTCAAATCTTTTAAATATCATCTCCGTCGCGTAGGAAACGTTAACCTCACGTATGAGgaattttcaacattattaGCACAAATTGAAGCCCTCCTCAACTCCAGACCTATGTATCCCATGTCTTCAGACCCAAACGACCTACTCCCTCTTACACCAGCCCATTTTCTGATTGGCCGGCCGCTCACTGCACCTGCCTGCGAAGACCTCACAGCTTCGAATACATCACGCCTGGTCCGCTACGAGCGCATCGAACAAATGAGGCAAAATTTTTGGAAACGCTGGTCGCAGGAGTACGTTTCGGAACTGCAGACAAGGACCAAATGGCAGTACAACACCGGCACAATAGCACCCAATACATTAGTGCTCATCAAAGATGACAATTTGCCACCCTTAAAATGGCGTCTTGGACGAGTCATAACCACTTTCCCTGGGAAGGATGGACTAGCACGTGTAGCTGACATCAAAACAGCTAACGGAGTAATACGACGGTCATACCCCAGATTGTGTCCGCTACTACAGGAGGAAGAACCTTAA